The Lachnospiraceae bacterium oral taxon 500 genome window below encodes:
- a CDS encoding heptaprenyl diphosphate synthase: protein MALFVALAMIFSYLEFLLPLPVPFPGIKLGLANLAIVVPLYLWGLFPALAISLLRIALVGITFGSLATILYSLFGALLSLAVMAGLKKWNVFSVTGVSMAGGVCHNIGQLAAAALIVENIRLFYYLPVLLAAGALTGFAIGAVSAQVLKRLPTL, encoded by the coding sequence ATGGCGCTCTTTGTTGCGCTGGCTATGATTTTTAGTTATCTTGAATTCTTGCTGCCGCTGCCCGTTCCGTTTCCGGGAATTAAACTGGGATTAGCTAATTTGGCGATTGTGGTACCCCTTTATTTATGGGGGCTTTTTCCGGCGCTGGCGATTTCCCTGCTGCGGATTGCTTTGGTCGGGATTACCTTTGGGAGTCTGGCGACGATTTTATATAGTTTATTTGGAGCACTTCTCAGCTTAGCGGTGATGGCGGGGCTGAAAAAATGGAATGTTTTTTCCGTGACCGGGGTCAGTATGGCAGGCGGGGTTTGTCATAATATCGGTCAGCTCGCGGCGGCAGCGCTGATTGTGGAAAACATCAGACTCTTTTATTATCTGCCGGTGCTGCTGGCGGCCGGTGCGCTGACCGGCTTTGCCATCGGGGCGGTATCGGCGCAGGTTTTAAAGCGGCTGCCAACTCTTTAG
- a CDS encoding non-canonical purine NTP pyrophosphatase translates to MSNSIIFATRNQKKVEELNAILAGSGLNIISMEAAGIYTDVKEDGHSFEENAIKKASTISRLTGATVLADDSGLEVDYLNGAPGIHSARFGGRDTSYIVKNKLILDCLKDAEGSERKARFVCVIALCFPNGETEVRRGVMEGYIADRQMGKNGFGYDPIFFLPEYGQTSAQLPPEVKNQISHRAQALNEMKEFLLTIYNC, encoded by the coding sequence ATGAGCAATTCGATTATTTTTGCAACCAGGAATCAGAAAAAAGTAGAAGAGCTGAACGCGATTCTGGCCGGCAGCGGTTTGAACATTATTTCCATGGAAGCAGCCGGAATTTACACCGATGTGAAAGAGGACGGTCATTCTTTTGAAGAAAATGCCATTAAAAAAGCATCGACCATTTCGCGGCTGACCGGAGCGACGGTGTTGGCGGATGATTCGGGGCTGGAAGTTGATTATTTAAACGGTGCACCGGGAATTCATTCCGCCCGTTTTGGCGGCCGGGATACTTCCTATATTGTAAAAAATAAATTGATTTTGGATTGTTTGAAGGACGCGGAAGGCAGTGAGCGCAAAGCCCGCTTTGTCTGCGTGATTGCGTTGTGTTTCCCCAACGGCGAAACGGAAGTGCGCCGGGGAGTAATGGAGGGCTATATTGCCGACCGGCAGATGGGGAAAAACGGTTTTGGCTATGATCCGATTTTCTTTTTGCCGGAATACGGTCAAACATCAGCGCAGTTGCCGCCGGAGGTGAAGAATCAAATCAGTCACCGGGCGCAGGCGCTGAATGAGATGAAAGAGTTTTTATTGACAATTTATAACTGCTAA
- a CDS encoding peptidylprolyl isomerase has product MAAAERATEKRNGREEKMEENILATVGDREITRDMMLNIMRSMPQEERDFVAGEAGRKLLLDEMIAAELLYLDAAAHHWEEEKDFMKLLAEAKKGLMQRYAVGKLFDTIQISDDEIKAYYDAHSAEFKQEEKMSAKHILVDSLEAAEKISAEIKAGKAFEDAAREYSSCPSKSRGGDLGTFSRGKMVKEFEDAAFALTQGMVSAPVKTQFGYHLIKAGEMTPAEAADLEAVKDQIRKRLFQAKQKEVYAKRLEELKESYPVQINLAALK; this is encoded by the coding sequence TTGGCAGCTGCCGAGCGGGCGACAGAGAAAAGGAATGGAAGAGAGGAAAAAATGGAAGAAAATATTTTGGCGACAGTCGGCGACCGGGAGATAACCCGGGATATGATGTTAAATATTATGCGCAGCATGCCCCAGGAAGAACGGGATTTTGTTGCCGGCGAAGCGGGACGGAAGCTCCTGCTGGATGAGATGATTGCGGCCGAACTCCTTTATTTGGATGCGGCGGCGCATCACTGGGAAGAAGAAAAGGATTTTATGAAACTCTTGGCCGAGGCCAAGAAGGGACTGATGCAAAGGTATGCAGTCGGTAAATTATTTGACACGATTCAGATTTCGGATGATGAGATTAAAGCCTATTACGATGCTCATTCGGCTGAGTTTAAGCAAGAGGAAAAGATGTCGGCCAAACATATTTTAGTAGACAGCCTGGAAGCGGCGGAAAAAATCAGCGCTGAGATCAAAGCCGGGAAAGCCTTTGAAGATGCAGCCAGAGAGTATTCCAGCTGCCCGTCCAAGTCCAGAGGCGGCGACCTCGGTACTTTCAGCCGGGGAAAAATGGTCAAAGAGTTTGAGGACGCAGCTTTTGCACTGACGCAGGGCATGGTCAGCGCCCCGGTCAAAACTCAGTTTGGCTATCACCTGATTAAGGCTGGAGAGATGACACCGGCGGAAGCAGCGGATTTGGAAGCGGTTAAAGATCAGATCAGAAAGCGCCTTTTTCAAGCCAAGCAAAAGGAAGTTTACGCCAAAAGGCTGGAAGAATTAAAGGAAAGCTATCCGGTTCAAATCAATCTGGCAGCTTTAAAATAA
- a CDS encoding HPr family phosphocarrier protein, protein MTKKTIEIKIDLEARQVALFVQMANQFSSKVYMQLKNLKVNAKSIMGMMSVGAIVGDRLELSADGADEAEAIPALESFLLGRE, encoded by the coding sequence ATGACGAAGAAGACGATAGAGATCAAAATTGATTTGGAGGCCAGACAGGTGGCGTTGTTTGTGCAAATGGCCAATCAGTTTTCCAGTAAAGTGTATATGCAGTTGAAAAACTTGAAAGTAAATGCCAAGAGTATTATGGGAATGATGTCGGTCGGAGCGATTGTCGGCGACCGGCTGGAGCTTTCGGCGGACGGCGCCGATGAGGCGGAAGCAATTCCCGCTTTGGAAAGTTTTCTGTTGGGAAGGGAATAG
- the whiA gene encoding DNA-binding protein WhiA — protein MHPLFERDRAKKDYRKVEVILKMSFSGQVKRELAALGKMPRHCALAELTGFLYFGADSRSGQIRFRTENLAAAGRVGELTERLLRFRPEVRLRLSRHGRRIYDSYVIRQHRLLLDICGYQPQPVFTFKQACCKRAFLRGAFLAAGSVSSPEKTYHLEFMTKNTMLAEQLIVLMREFEIDAKIIRRKNLPVVYLKEGEQIVRLLNVMSAHSALMELENLRIVKDMRNSVNRIVNCETANLNKTAQAAWQQQAAINLIEETVGLDFLNESLQEIAILRKANMEASLKELGEMLSPPIGRSGVNHRLQRIMEIAEDIKERRENLKHDEEDDRDQN, from the coding sequence ATGCACCCGCTCTTTGAGCGGGATAGAGCCAAAAAAGACTATAGGAAAGTTGAGGTTATTTTGAAGATGTCTTTTTCAGGGCAAGTTAAGCGGGAGCTGGCGGCGCTGGGCAAAATGCCCCGGCACTGTGCGCTGGCGGAATTAACCGGTTTTTTGTATTTTGGGGCGGACAGCCGGTCCGGGCAGATTCGCTTTCGGACGGAAAACCTGGCGGCGGCTGGACGGGTTGGTGAGTTGACAGAAAGATTGCTGCGCTTTCGGCCGGAGGTCAGGCTTCGGCTCAGCCGGCACGGTCGGCGAATTTATGACAGCTATGTCATCCGGCAGCACCGGCTGCTCCTTGATATTTGCGGCTATCAGCCGCAGCCGGTGTTTACGTTTAAGCAGGCTTGCTGTAAGCGGGCATTTTTGCGGGGAGCGTTTTTGGCGGCCGGTTCGGTCAGCAGTCCCGAAAAGACCTATCATTTGGAATTTATGACTAAAAATACGATGCTGGCAGAGCAATTAATCGTTTTAATGCGGGAATTTGAAATTGACGCAAAAATAATTAGACGAAAGAACCTGCCTGTGGTATATTTAAAAGAAGGAGAGCAAATTGTTCGCCTGTTAAATGTTATGTCGGCGCATTCGGCGCTGATGGAGCTGGAAAATCTGCGGATTGTTAAGGATATGCGCAATTCCGTCAACCGGATTGTGAATTGTGAAACAGCCAATTTAAACAAGACAGCGCAGGCGGCCTGGCAGCAGCAGGCAGCGATTAATTTAATTGAGGAAACGGTTGGTCTGGATTTTTTAAACGAGAGTTTACAGGAAATTGCCATTTTGCGCAAAGCCAATATGGAGGCCAGTTTAAAGGAATTGGGAGAAATGCTTTCTCCTCCCATCGGCCGGTCGGGCGTGAATCATCGGTTGCAGCGGATCATGGAAATCGCCGAAGACATCAAAGAAAGAAGGGAGAACTTGAAACATGACGAAGAAGACGATAGAGATCAAAATTGA
- a CDS encoding UDP-N-acetylenolpyruvoylglucosamine reductase has product MTVSRQTAAPQILKNQTLKEYTTFRIGGPADFWAEPKTPAELRALLEICRERSLPYFILGQGSNVLFTDKGYRGMVIFLGQHFGRISREEETIRVGAGVRLKDAAQYALAEGLDGLVFACGIPGSIGGAVFMNAGAYDGEMKQVVAEVTVMDRQGNIHCYSGEEMDFGYRRSRIQESGEIILEALLQLKPGDRQAMAEKTAELTRRREEKQPLELASAGSTFKRPEGYFAGKLIMDAGLAGYTCGDAAVSTKHCGFVVNRGNASFADVMNVIGHVQKTVEEKFGVRLQPEVRIVGER; this is encoded by the coding sequence ATGACAGTGAGCAGACAAACAGCAGCGCCGCAGATTTTAAAAAATCAGACGCTGAAAGAATATACAACTTTTCGGATTGGCGGTCCGGCCGATTTTTGGGCGGAACCGAAAACACCGGCAGAATTAAGAGCTTTGCTGGAAATATGCCGAGAGCGCTCGCTCCCTTATTTTATTTTGGGTCAGGGTTCCAATGTGTTGTTTACCGATAAGGGCTATCGCGGTATGGTTATATTTTTGGGCCAGCATTTTGGCCGAATCAGCCGGGAAGAGGAAACAATTCGAGTCGGAGCCGGAGTGCGCTTAAAAGATGCGGCTCAGTATGCGCTGGCGGAAGGTCTGGATGGCTTGGTTTTTGCCTGCGGGATTCCGGGCAGTATCGGCGGAGCGGTGTTTATGAATGCCGGTGCTTATGACGGCGAAATGAAGCAGGTAGTGGCTGAAGTCACGGTTATGGATAGGCAGGGCAATATTCACTGTTACTCAGGTGAAGAAATGGACTTTGGCTATCGCCGCAGCCGGATTCAGGAAAGCGGCGAGATTATTTTGGAGGCTTTGTTGCAACTTAAGCCGGGCGACCGGCAGGCAATGGCTGAAAAAACAGCGGAGCTGACCCGGCGGCGGGAGGAAAAACAACCTTTGGAGCTGGCCAGCGCCGGTTCCACTTTTAAACGGCCGGAGGGTTATTTTGCCGGCAAGCTGATTATGGATGCGGGACTGGCCGGGTATACCTGCGGTGATGCGGCGGTCAGCACCAAACATTGCGGCTTTGTAGTTAACCGGGGAAATGCCAGCTTTGCCGATGTGATGAATGTGATTGGGCATGTGCAAAAAACAGTGGAAGAAAAGTTTGGAGTCAGGCTGCAGCCGGAAGTGAGAATTGTAGGCGAAAGATAG